One window of the Sphaerochaeta associata genome contains the following:
- the prfA gene encoding peptide chain release factor 1 gives MLKKLPEYEKQLADIDEKLSRPETMQDMKLFKSLNQERSHLAPIIDQLRLMHSLNTQISEAHQLMKEETDQEMLEMTREELHELEKELALCEQKTKVLLIPPDPLEGKDIIMEIRAGTGGEEAALFAANLYRMYSHYADEKGWKMEILSSNETGIGGYKELVISISGKDVYGSLRWESGVHRVQRVPETESGGRIHTSAVTVAVLPEAEETDIEIRQEDLKIDVMRAGGPGGQCVNTTDSAVRLTHLPTGLVVICQDEKSQIKNRAKALRVLRSRLYDLEEEKKNRERAEARKSQVGSGDRSERIRTYNFPQNRLTDHRINLTLYKLELIMAGQLDEVVEALKIAAGEAALKDG, from the coding sequence ATGCTGAAGAAACTGCCCGAGTATGAGAAACAGCTCGCAGATATAGACGAAAAACTGAGCCGTCCTGAAACCATGCAGGACATGAAACTCTTTAAAAGCCTGAACCAGGAGCGGTCGCATCTTGCCCCCATCATCGACCAATTGAGGTTGATGCATTCGCTGAACACCCAGATCAGTGAAGCCCATCAGCTCATGAAGGAAGAGACCGACCAGGAGATGCTTGAAATGACCCGTGAAGAGCTTCACGAGCTTGAGAAAGAACTTGCCTTGTGCGAGCAGAAAACCAAAGTACTGCTCATCCCCCCCGATCCCTTGGAAGGCAAGGATATCATCATGGAAATCCGGGCCGGTACCGGTGGCGAGGAAGCTGCCCTGTTTGCAGCAAACCTGTACCGAATGTATTCGCACTACGCGGATGAGAAGGGATGGAAAATGGAAATACTTTCCTCCAATGAAACCGGTATCGGTGGCTACAAGGAGCTGGTTATTTCCATCAGTGGAAAGGATGTCTACGGTTCGCTTCGTTGGGAAAGCGGTGTTCACCGTGTCCAGCGTGTTCCGGAGACCGAAAGCGGAGGGAGAATCCACACCAGCGCCGTCACTGTAGCCGTGCTTCCGGAAGCAGAAGAGACCGATATTGAAATTCGCCAGGAAGATCTGAAAATCGACGTCATGCGCGCAGGAGGCCCGGGCGGGCAGTGCGTCAACACCACCGACAGTGCGGTGCGCCTCACTCACCTTCCCACCGGGTTGGTGGTCATCTGCCAGGACGAAAAGAGCCAGATCAAGAACCGCGCGAAAGCACTCAGGGTGCTGCGCTCACGCCTCTACGACTTGGAAGAGGAAAAAAAGAACCGTGAACGGGCGGAAGCCAGAAAGAGCCAGGTGGGCAGCGGCGACCGCAGTGAACGCATCAGAACCTACAACTTCCCCCAAAACCGGCTTACCGACCATCGCATCAATCTGACGTTGTACAAGCTGGAACTCATCATGGCAGGCCAGCTTGACGAGGTGGTTGAAGCACTGAAAATCGCCGCCGGCGAGGCAGCCCTGAAGGACGGTTGA
- the prmC gene encoding peptide chain release factor N(5)-glutamine methyltransferase: MTTIQAWKVETAALLKEAGLASTADLDARLLLQMATGYDQAKQILLYDRVLTDAQLHKLSSIREDRLRHKPMAYILGCKEFYGRNFLVDERTLIPRPDTETLIEAVIAFSKGKQQPPSIIDLCCGSGCIGITLALELDANVTLSDLSEDALSLARENAKRLLSKPVTFLQGDLLSPTDKIYDIIVSNPPYLTAAWCDEVSNEVRWEPRLALEGFSEDGLGLIRKLVKESGNHLCCGGALFLECDYRQAKDVAELLSSHRFTDVCIERDLSDRDRVVWGVLACTNS, encoded by the coding sequence GTGACGACCATCCAAGCCTGGAAAGTGGAAACCGCCGCCTTGCTCAAGGAGGCGGGTCTTGCTTCCACGGCCGACCTGGATGCTCGGCTTCTGCTGCAGATGGCAACCGGGTATGACCAAGCCAAACAAATTTTATTATATGACCGGGTCCTCACCGATGCACAGCTGCACAAGCTCTCCTCGATTCGAGAAGACCGCCTACGCCATAAGCCGATGGCCTACATTCTTGGTTGCAAGGAGTTCTACGGCCGCAATTTCCTCGTTGATGAAAGGACTCTCATACCCCGACCGGATACCGAGACCCTCATAGAGGCTGTCATCGCCTTTTCCAAAGGAAAACAGCAGCCACCCAGCATCATCGACCTCTGTTGCGGCAGCGGATGCATCGGCATAACACTGGCACTCGAGCTGGACGCCAACGTAACGCTCAGCGACCTCAGTGAAGATGCCCTATCGCTAGCAAGAGAGAACGCAAAGCGGCTCCTGTCCAAGCCTGTGACGTTTTTACAGGGCGATCTACTCTCCCCTACCGACAAAATCTATGATATCATCGTCAGCAACCCACCTTACCTCACAGCCGCTTGGTGCGACGAAGTCTCAAACGAAGTAAGGTGGGAGCCGAGACTTGCTTTGGAAGGCTTCAGTGAGGACGGGCTCGGGCTCATCAGGAAACTAGTCAAGGAGAGTGGCAACCACCTGTGCTGTGGTGGAGCTTTATTTTTAGAGTGCGATTATCGGCAGGCGAAGGATGTGGCAGAACTTCTTTCTTCCCACCGATTCACCGATGTCTGCATAGAACGTGACTTATCGGACCGCGACAGAGTCGTATGGGGGGTGCTTGCGTGTACGAACAGCTGA
- a CDS encoding hexokinase family protein produces MSDCVQNTTAFLSKWGIEAASIDMKSLLATFLSEMEKGLENESGSSLKMIPTYTEVVSGLAKGEPVIVLDAGGTNFRTCLVTFDEQGLAHIEDFRKVSMPGVKEEVTAQQFFSTFADEVERLIDKSDKIGFCFSYAAAITEDHDGIPLVFSKEIKAPEVIGKKVGASLLSELARRGYDVSKKKVAVLNDTVATLLAGQGAPSDTDYSGYIGFILGTGTNTAYVERNSNISKLGLFDGKSQIINIESGNFDFCPGRLDREYFDSTKHPEQYHLEKMISGAYLGPLSTLVIQKAIAEGVLSSTFAKRFAQLGTVNTTVMSNYLEMPFNSNYALVACCEGNEDDAIALWMIIDAVIARAAKLTAANLAATVIKSGAGTDPRKPVCINADGTTFYKTEYLKKYTEYYLHTYLQLEHKRYYRFVRIDDSPTIGAAIAGLSL; encoded by the coding sequence ATGTCCGATTGTGTCCAGAATACCACAGCATTTCTTTCCAAGTGGGGAATCGAAGCTGCTTCCATCGATATGAAGTCCTTGCTCGCCACCTTCCTGAGCGAGATGGAGAAAGGGCTGGAAAACGAGAGCGGCAGCTCTTTGAAGATGATTCCAACCTACACCGAGGTGGTGAGCGGCCTCGCCAAGGGTGAGCCGGTAATCGTCCTGGATGCCGGAGGAACGAACTTCCGCACCTGTCTGGTCACCTTCGACGAACAGGGGTTGGCACATATCGAGGACTTCAGGAAGGTTTCGATGCCCGGTGTGAAGGAAGAGGTTACCGCCCAGCAGTTTTTCAGCACGTTTGCCGATGAGGTGGAAAGGCTGATCGACAAGAGTGATAAAATCGGATTCTGCTTCTCCTATGCAGCGGCCATCACCGAAGACCACGACGGCATCCCTTTGGTATTCTCCAAGGAGATCAAGGCACCCGAAGTCATCGGTAAAAAGGTCGGAGCCAGCCTGCTTTCCGAACTGGCTCGTCGTGGCTACGATGTTTCGAAGAAGAAAGTCGCCGTGCTCAACGATACCGTAGCCACGTTGCTTGCAGGTCAGGGCGCACCAAGCGACACAGACTACAGCGGGTACATCGGGTTCATTCTCGGCACGGGGACGAACACCGCCTATGTCGAACGCAACAGCAATATTTCCAAACTCGGTCTTTTTGATGGCAAAAGCCAGATCATCAACATCGAATCGGGAAACTTCGACTTCTGTCCCGGCAGGCTCGACCGCGAATATTTCGACTCGACCAAGCATCCCGAGCAGTATCATCTGGAAAAGATGATCAGTGGAGCCTACCTCGGGCCGTTGAGTACGCTGGTCATTCAAAAGGCAATCGCCGAGGGTGTGCTCAGCTCTACGTTTGCCAAGCGCTTTGCGCAGCTGGGCACGGTCAATACAACGGTGATGAGCAACTACCTTGAGATGCCTTTCAATTCCAACTATGCCCTGGTTGCCTGCTGTGAAGGCAATGAGGACGATGCAATCGCCTTATGGATGATCATCGATGCAGTCATCGCCCGTGCGGCAAAACTCACTGCAGCCAATCTTGCAGCGACAGTGATCAAGAGTGGAGCGGGAACCGATCCCCGCAAGCCGGTATGCATCAACGCAGACGGTACCACATTCTACAAGACCGAATACTTGAAAAAGTACACCGAGTACTACCTGCATACCTATCTGCAGCTTGAGCACAAACGCTACTACCGCTTTGTGCGTATTGATGACTCTCCAACCATCGGGGCGGCCATCGCCGGTTTGAGCTTGTAA
- a CDS encoding glycine C-acetyltransferase produces MNETVRQQLQAFLAEQEQRGLLKKERVLTSSQSRSIEVAGKKVLNFCANNYLGLSDNKEVIQAAKDAMDRWGYGLSSVRFICGTQALHKQLEKRISTFLRTDDTILFSSCFDANGALFEPLLGEGDAVISDELNHASIIDGIRLCKAERFRYKHSDMNDLKECLQQSRHCRRRLIATDGVFSMDGDVAKLAEICALAKDFDALVMVDDSHATGYLGPTGRGTVELCGVEGQVDLITTTFGKACGGASGGCISGNQLLIDLYRQRARPYLFSNTLAPAICGGTLKVLDILEQDNPYKDLTMRNAKRFRSLMEAAGFDLVKGETAIVPVMVYDENKAVAMADALLERGIYVIGFCYPVVPQGRARIRVQLSAVHTQQDIETAVDAFVSVAKEMKLL; encoded by the coding sequence ATGAACGAAACAGTGCGACAGCAGTTGCAGGCGTTTTTAGCAGAGCAGGAACAGCGTGGGTTGCTCAAGAAGGAACGGGTGCTGACCAGTTCCCAGAGCCGGAGCATCGAAGTGGCGGGAAAGAAGGTGCTGAACTTTTGTGCCAACAACTATCTTGGTCTCTCCGACAACAAGGAAGTGATCCAAGCGGCCAAGGATGCGATGGACAGATGGGGCTACGGTCTCTCATCGGTGCGGTTCATCTGCGGTACGCAGGCGTTGCACAAACAGTTGGAAAAACGCATCAGCACCTTTTTAAGAACCGATGACACGATTCTCTTCTCCTCCTGCTTCGATGCCAACGGAGCATTGTTCGAGCCTCTGCTGGGAGAAGGGGATGCCGTCATCAGCGATGAGTTGAACCATGCCTCGATCATCGACGGCATCAGGCTCTGCAAGGCCGAAAGGTTTCGGTACAAGCACAGCGACATGAATGACCTGAAAGAGTGTTTGCAGCAGAGCCGGCATTGTCGTCGTCGCCTCATTGCAACCGACGGGGTGTTTTCCATGGACGGAGATGTTGCCAAGCTTGCCGAGATTTGTGCACTGGCAAAGGACTTTGATGCCCTTGTAATGGTGGATGACTCGCATGCAACCGGGTATCTGGGTCCAACAGGACGTGGAACGGTGGAACTTTGTGGTGTGGAAGGGCAGGTTGATTTGATTACAACAACCTTCGGCAAGGCGTGCGGCGGGGCCAGCGGTGGTTGCATCTCCGGCAACCAGCTTTTGATCGACCTCTATCGCCAGCGTGCCCGGCCGTATCTCTTTTCCAACACCCTGGCGCCGGCCATCTGCGGAGGGACGCTGAAGGTTCTGGATATCCTTGAGCAGGACAACCCCTACAAGGACCTGACGATGCGCAATGCCAAACGTTTCCGCTCTCTCATGGAGGCGGCGGGCTTCGATCTGGTCAAGGGCGAGACCGCCATCGTTCCGGTCATGGTGTACGATGAGAACAAGGCGGTTGCGATGGCAGACGCCCTGCTTGAACGGGGAATTTATGTCATTGGATTCTGTTATCCGGTCGTCCCCCAGGGAAGAGCCAGGATCAGGGTGCAGCTGTCGGCTGTCCATACCCAACAGGATATCGAGACAGCCGTCGATGCTTTCGTATCGGTTGCAAAAGAGATGAAACTGCTCTAA
- a CDS encoding very short patch repair endonuclease, with protein sequence MSDCFSVEKRSRIMAGIKAKDTKAELAVRTFLFRQGFRYRIHDTHLPGKPDVVLPKYKTVIFINGCFWHAHQGCRHFAIPKTNRPFWERKLMKNRERDQKVLALLLQMGYRVLVVWECELSPSSRREETLQGLANEIWQVES encoded by the coding sequence GTGAGCGATTGTTTTTCCGTCGAGAAACGAAGCAGGATCATGGCCGGCATCAAGGCAAAGGATACCAAGGCGGAATTGGCGGTACGTACCTTCCTTTTCCGCCAAGGATTTCGCTATCGCATCCACGATACCCATCTTCCGGGAAAACCCGATGTGGTGCTGCCCAAATACAAGACCGTGATTTTCATCAATGGTTGTTTTTGGCACGCTCATCAGGGGTGCAGACACTTTGCTATTCCGAAGACTAACCGTCCGTTCTGGGAACGAAAACTTATGAAGAATAGGGAGCGTGACCAAAAAGTACTTGCCTTGCTCTTGCAGATGGGATATCGAGTATTGGTGGTATGGGAGTGCGAACTCTCTCCCTCCTCTCGGAGGGAGGAGACGCTTCAAGGACTTGCCAACGAGATTTGGCAGGTGGAAAGCTAA
- a CDS encoding helix-turn-helix domain-containing protein — MENPPMIGKNIQRIRNSRKLTLNVLSERSGVSKAMLSQIESDKVNPTVATVWKIARGLNVELNDLLDTDVQPKRVFSINPAGDDAPKMETHDNGVSIRILSPLNMVEELEMYLLTFEAHSKLASEPHYPGTQEFLTVVKGAVKVQVGENVAEIKKGDFLVYHCDIEHSITNENNQPAIVHMVVRFTVDKR; from the coding sequence ATGGAAAACCCTCCGATGATCGGCAAAAACATCCAGCGGATACGAAACAGCCGCAAGCTTACCCTCAATGTTCTCTCCGAACGTTCCGGTGTCTCAAAAGCCATGCTCAGCCAAATTGAGTCCGACAAGGTTAATCCTACTGTAGCCACCGTCTGGAAGATAGCCCGAGGCCTGAATGTGGAGCTCAACGACCTGCTCGATACCGACGTTCAGCCCAAGCGGGTGTTCAGCATCAACCCCGCCGGTGATGATGCCCCGAAAATGGAAACCCACGACAATGGCGTCTCCATCCGCATTCTCAGCCCCTTGAACATGGTCGAGGAGCTGGAGATGTACCTGCTCACCTTCGAGGCTCACAGCAAACTCGCAAGCGAGCCCCACTACCCTGGGACCCAGGAGTTCCTGACCGTAGTAAAAGGTGCGGTGAAAGTCCAGGTTGGAGAGAATGTCGCCGAAATCAAGAAAGGTGATTTCTTGGTCTATCACTGCGACATCGAACACTCCATCACCAATGAGAACAACCAGCCGGCAATCGTTCATATGGTAGTGCGCTTCACAGTCGACAAACGATAA
- a CDS encoding MFS transporter has translation MVKKGIMVSYGMGKFIAEFLTGAFGSIVFMFYETEVGLAGAYAALATVIYSVWNAVNDPIIGYVTNKTAPLAKKFGRRFVWIMGGLVLCSLAFILIFSVPTTWDTKKQPLPVFLWMVFTICLYDGLYSLWEVNYQSLYPDKFRTDRERTTTAAIGTGIGVLGIAGGFIIPPLFFSYGVRASYQVCAIVIAAISIVCTFALSFGVSETKQMIERFSDQHTKSTPPFFSQMRRALKNRNLLAFVILLFFYQSGCMLMTASINYVVKYVLGGKSTQATPIFAGMLVGTLLSILLWTRIAKKVKNNQRMLILSSFALALFALPLTFLPNTLSFIVGMTLWGLGFGGFWTFMSPAMADVIDSLVVDQKRRDDGVVLGIRAFFMRFSYASQAIVFFVVHKLTGFDDQVITQSAKWGIRLHMGLIPALFFLAGGLLFLRMNRLDSTQVGKNRLALSQLDI, from the coding sequence ATGGTTAAGAAAGGCATCATGGTCTCCTATGGGATGGGCAAGTTCATCGCCGAGTTTCTCACCGGGGCGTTTGGATCCATTGTATTCATGTTCTACGAGACCGAAGTCGGCTTGGCAGGTGCCTACGCCGCCCTGGCTACGGTGATTTATTCTGTCTGGAATGCCGTCAACGACCCCATCATCGGGTATGTCACCAACAAGACAGCGCCATTGGCCAAGAAATTCGGCCGGCGTTTTGTCTGGATAATGGGTGGGTTGGTGCTTTGCAGCCTCGCTTTCATCTTGATTTTCTCGGTTCCCACAACATGGGATACAAAAAAACAGCCGCTTCCCGTCTTCTTGTGGATGGTTTTCACCATCTGTCTCTACGACGGCTTGTATTCGCTGTGGGAAGTCAACTACCAGAGCCTGTACCCTGACAAGTTCCGAACCGATCGGGAGCGGACGACAACGGCTGCCATCGGAACGGGCATCGGAGTGCTCGGCATTGCCGGCGGGTTCATCATCCCCCCGCTCTTCTTCTCCTACGGTGTGAGGGCAAGCTATCAGGTCTGCGCCATCGTCATTGCGGCGATCAGCATTGTGTGCACTTTCGCCTTGAGCTTCGGCGTTTCCGAGACCAAGCAGATGATCGAACGATTCTCGGACCAGCACACGAAAAGCACGCCTCCCTTTTTCAGCCAGATGCGCAGGGCACTGAAAAACAGAAACCTGCTCGCCTTCGTCATCCTCCTGTTCTTCTATCAGAGCGGATGCATGCTGATGACCGCCAGCATCAACTATGTCGTCAAGTATGTATTAGGCGGCAAGAGCACCCAAGCCACTCCGATATTCGCCGGAATGTTGGTCGGCACCCTGCTTTCCATCCTTTTGTGGACACGTATCGCCAAGAAGGTCAAGAACAACCAGCGCATGCTAATCCTCTCGAGCTTCGCCCTGGCCCTCTTCGCCCTGCCCCTCACATTCCTCCCGAATACACTCTCATTCATCGTTGGGATGACACTTTGGGGACTGGGTTTCGGCGGTTTCTGGACCTTCATGAGTCCGGCCATGGCCGATGTAATTGATAGCCTGGTTGTCGATCAAAAGCGTCGTGATGATGGGGTTGTTCTCGGTATAAGAGCATTTTTCATGCGTTTCAGTTATGCAAGCCAGGCTATCGTATTCTTTGTAGTTCACAAGCTCACCGGCTTCGACGACCAGGTTATCACCCAGTCGGCAAAGTGGGGAATACGGTTGCATATGGGCCTCATTCCCGCCCTGTTTTTCCTTGCAGGAGGATTGCTCTTTCTGAGAATGAACCGTCTTGATTCCACACAGGTAGGGAAAAATCGTCTCGCCCTCTCCCAACTGGATATCTAG
- a CDS encoding NAD-dependent epimerase/dehydratase family protein: MKNILIIGSLGQLGSEIALECRKRYGDDHVVLTDIRNDVNKPLVEGGPFYLVDARDGQSVDAIVKKHNIDTIYHLAAVLSARAEKDPLNAWNLNMGGLIASLEVAKANGCAVFTPSSIGAFGPTTPKQYTPQDTIQRPTSIYGVTKVAGELLCDYYYHKFDVDTRGIRFPGVISNMTPPGGGTTDYAVEIYYEAVKSHHYTCFLRGDTYLDMIYMPDAVQAAIQIMEANPARLRHRNAFNIAAMSFCPEEQAAYIRTHIPDFTISYDIDPVKQAIADSWPDSLEDYAARVEWDWKPRFDLAAMTADMLTTIQRRGE, encoded by the coding sequence ATGAAGAACATCCTGATCATCGGTTCGTTGGGCCAATTGGGCTCGGAAATAGCTTTGGAGTGTCGCAAACGATACGGTGACGATCATGTCGTACTGACCGATATCCGTAATGATGTCAACAAGCCTTTGGTGGAAGGCGGACCCTTCTACCTTGTTGACGCCCGTGACGGACAGAGTGTGGATGCAATCGTGAAAAAGCACAACATCGACACCATCTATCATTTGGCTGCCGTCCTTTCTGCAAGGGCGGAGAAAGATCCCTTGAATGCCTGGAACCTGAATATGGGTGGGTTGATAGCTTCCTTGGAGGTTGCCAAAGCCAATGGTTGTGCTGTCTTCACTCCTTCTTCAATCGGAGCCTTCGGTCCGACCACACCCAAGCAATACACGCCCCAGGATACCATTCAGCGCCCCACCTCGATCTACGGGGTGACCAAGGTCGCCGGTGAGCTGCTGTGTGACTATTATTACCATAAGTTCGATGTCGATACCCGTGGCATCCGTTTTCCCGGGGTTATCAGCAACATGACTCCTCCGGGCGGTGGTACCACCGACTATGCCGTAGAAATTTACTACGAGGCGGTGAAGAGTCATCACTATACCTGTTTCCTTCGCGGCGACACATACCTCGATATGATCTACATGCCGGATGCCGTGCAGGCTGCCATCCAGATCATGGAGGCCAACCCGGCCAGACTGCGCCACCGCAACGCGTTCAATATTGCCGCCATGAGCTTCTGTCCTGAAGAGCAGGCTGCCTATATCCGTACCCATATTCCTGATTTCACCATCAGTTATGATATCGATCCGGTCAAGCAGGCCATCGCCGACTCCTGGCCGGACAGCCTCGAAGATTATGCTGCCCGGGTTGAATGGGACTGGAAACCCCGTTTCGACCTTGCAGCCATGACAGCGGACATGCTGACTACCATCCAAAGGAGGGGGGAATGA
- the sbcB gene encoding exodeoxyribonuclease I, translated as MSYHPKQTTIFWYDLETFGLDSRYDRIAQFAGQRTDLDLNPIGEPIVLYCKLSDDYLPDPLSCTITGITPQEVNKKGMCENDLIERINAEFSKPNTVVAGFNTIRFDDEFIRNALYRNFLDPYKREWENNCSRWDIIDLVRAAYDLRPDGISWPPRKEETGNPTFRLVALTEANNIEQIGAHDALVDVRATIAIAKLIKEKQPKLYEYYFALRNKTQVKKIVQTPFGEPVLYTAAFFSKNEGCSRLITAITHMKSNANAIICFDLSKDVAPLLNATEETLLKTEGVFTLSINKCPFVSPLSVLTDQLAIKLGIDKELALFRHKQISSHTKLLMTARNVVDTYEGVDDVDFQLYDRFFGDADQKRFNLIRQAQPKEKLSLHLDFEDGRVAPLLFRHVARNWSEVLNDEQKRKWRSFCANRTLNPPGTIKMNWNFFKRKIDEKLASTEISAEEKRVLADLKAYGEELEKRIFG; from the coding sequence ATGAGTTACCATCCGAAACAAACAACCATCTTCTGGTATGACTTGGAGACCTTCGGCCTGGACAGCAGGTACGACCGAATCGCCCAGTTCGCAGGCCAACGCACCGACTTGGATCTCAATCCCATCGGTGAGCCCATCGTCCTGTACTGCAAACTCAGTGACGACTATCTTCCCGATCCTCTCTCCTGCACCATAACCGGGATCACCCCCCAGGAGGTGAACAAGAAGGGAATGTGCGAGAACGACCTGATCGAGCGCATCAATGCAGAGTTTTCCAAGCCCAATACCGTGGTGGCCGGCTTCAACACCATCCGTTTTGACGATGAATTCATCCGCAACGCCCTCTACCGCAATTTCCTTGACCCATACAAACGTGAGTGGGAAAACAACTGCAGCCGCTGGGATATCATCGACTTGGTAAGGGCGGCTTACGACCTCAGGCCTGATGGAATCAGCTGGCCTCCCCGCAAGGAGGAGACAGGCAACCCCACCTTCCGCCTGGTCGCCTTGACAGAGGCCAACAATATCGAGCAGATCGGCGCCCATGATGCGCTGGTAGATGTAAGGGCCACCATTGCAATCGCCAAGCTCATCAAGGAGAAACAGCCCAAGTTGTATGAGTACTATTTCGCCCTTCGCAACAAGACCCAGGTCAAGAAAATCGTGCAAACGCCCTTTGGCGAGCCGGTACTCTACACAGCTGCCTTCTTCAGCAAGAACGAGGGGTGTTCGCGCCTGATTACAGCAATCACCCATATGAAGAGCAATGCCAACGCCATCATCTGTTTCGACTTGAGCAAGGATGTGGCCCCGCTTCTGAACGCTACAGAAGAGACGCTGCTGAAGACCGAAGGGGTGTTCACCCTTTCAATCAACAAGTGCCCGTTCGTTTCGCCGTTGAGTGTACTGACAGACCAGCTGGCGATAAAGCTGGGAATAGACAAGGAGCTTGCCCTTTTCAGGCACAAGCAGATCAGCAGCCACACAAAGCTGTTGATGACCGCACGCAATGTCGTGGACACGTATGAGGGTGTGGATGATGTTGACTTCCAGCTCTATGACCGTTTCTTCGGGGATGCCGATCAGAAACGGTTCAATCTCATCCGCCAAGCCCAGCCCAAGGAGAAACTCTCACTGCATCTCGACTTTGAGGACGGCCGGGTCGCACCTCTGCTATTCAGGCATGTGGCACGCAATTGGAGTGAGGTGCTGAATGACGAGCAGAAACGCAAGTGGAGAAGCTTCTGTGCAAATCGCACTCTCAACCCACCGGGCACCATCAAGATGAATTGGAACTTCTTCAAGAGAAAAATAGATGAAAAATTGGCAAGTACGGAAATCTCAGCCGAGGAGAAACGCGTACTTGCCGATTTGAAAGCCTATGGAGAGGAACTGGAGAAGAGAATCTTCGGTTAG